One region of Myxococcus xanthus genomic DNA includes:
- a CDS encoding HEAT repeat domain-containing protein produces MAEHEDLDALWRKARPDDLASLRRLDTALVRSGYQVEGKTVREWIAALAGDRIRWFDGRDAHDRVCQAGLAAVPALIEALVRADQEASWQATRNMLGQCVAALGTIDPLPTCAIPALLDVLRQPVARVRRMALAVLTRMRPRATPMALRAVLPCLKERGDTPTRQHAAQVLAAMQDPLPDEVRVAALSLLGDAHRAVRREGLHVLARFPRDEEVLTALEEQAIVDDENRNEALRVLSLLAPSRAIPRLLEVASSARSRRQEDGPPPPSWRGPLGETRRLEDGKRALLFIARLGVRGAEALAPLDALRSVEVLAPYVDAVMDDITRAVLRQQAPPLRTDRFQEPLCAALLTDVAWPVERTEEPSLALRPWLESLAAFGTEVEVRVALAAARHVLWLWESQDPNNDWSRRAVMAMDRWLCEPSEEHAAQVAEVGNFTPSQFCAPDAFSAAWSVNYACGCVPRPSAPVAPRPPEVDPLGACVHAACRALSRRSVITFALGASEESPEPLSPHASARQVHRAIVDEVLPWACGAWDPVKDTPRLRKALRADGWRIPGAP; encoded by the coding sequence ATGGCCGAACACGAAGACCTTGATGCGTTGTGGCGCAAGGCGCGGCCGGATGACCTCGCCTCGCTGCGGCGGCTGGATACCGCGCTGGTTCGTTCCGGCTACCAGGTGGAAGGAAAGACGGTGCGCGAGTGGATTGCCGCGCTCGCCGGAGACCGCATCCGCTGGTTCGACGGCAGGGATGCACATGACCGCGTGTGCCAGGCAGGGCTCGCGGCGGTGCCCGCGCTCATAGAGGCCCTGGTGCGAGCGGACCAGGAGGCTTCCTGGCAAGCCACGCGCAACATGCTCGGGCAGTGCGTCGCGGCGCTGGGCACCATCGACCCGCTCCCCACCTGTGCGATTCCGGCGCTCCTCGACGTGCTCCGTCAGCCCGTGGCGCGGGTCCGGCGAATGGCGTTGGCGGTGCTGACGCGCATGCGCCCACGCGCCACCCCCATGGCCCTGCGCGCCGTCCTGCCGTGTCTCAAGGAGCGGGGCGACACGCCGACGCGGCAGCACGCGGCGCAGGTGCTGGCGGCGATGCAGGACCCGTTGCCGGACGAGGTTCGCGTCGCCGCGCTATCGCTGCTCGGAGATGCCCACCGCGCGGTGCGCCGGGAGGGGCTCCATGTCCTCGCTCGCTTTCCGCGCGACGAAGAGGTCCTCACCGCGCTGGAGGAGCAGGCCATTGTGGACGATGAGAATCGGAATGAGGCCCTGCGCGTGCTGTCGCTGCTGGCGCCGTCACGAGCGATTCCAAGACTGCTCGAAGTGGCGAGTAGCGCGAGATCGCGCCGGCAAGAAGACGGGCCGCCTCCGCCTTCCTGGCGGGGCCCGCTCGGTGAGACCCGACGGCTCGAAGATGGGAAGCGAGCCCTCTTGTTCATCGCCCGGCTGGGCGTCCGGGGCGCGGAGGCGCTGGCGCCGCTCGACGCGCTCCGGTCCGTCGAGGTCCTGGCACCCTATGTGGACGCCGTCATGGACGACATCACGCGCGCGGTGCTGCGACAGCAAGCGCCGCCCTTGAGGACGGACCGTTTCCAGGAGCCGCTCTGCGCCGCGCTCTTGACGGACGTGGCGTGGCCCGTCGAGCGCACCGAGGAGCCGTCCCTGGCGCTTCGCCCGTGGCTTGAGTCCCTGGCCGCCTTCGGTACCGAGGTGGAGGTGCGCGTGGCGCTCGCCGCCGCGAGGCATGTGCTGTGGCTGTGGGAGTCCCAGGACCCGAACAACGACTGGTCACGCCGCGCGGTCATGGCCATGGACCGCTGGCTCTGCGAGCCCTCGGAGGAGCACGCGGCGCAGGTGGCCGAGGTGGGAAACTTCACCCCCAGCCAGTTTTGCGCGCCGGATGCCTTCTCCGCCGCCTGGTCGGTGAACTACGCCTGCGGGTGTGTCCCCCGGCCGTCCGCGCCCGTCGCACCGCGCCCGCCTGAAGTGGACCCCCTGGGCGCGTGCGTCCATGCCGCGTGCCGGGCGCTGAGCCGCCGGTCGGTCATCACCTTCGCGCTGGGCGCCAGCGAGGAGTCTCCAGAACCGCTCAGCCCGCATGCGTCGGCACGACAGGTCCACCGTGCCATCGTGGACGAGGTGCTGCCCTGGGCCTGTGGTGCCTGGGACCCCGTGAAGGACACGCCACGGCTGCGCAAGGCGCTGCGAGCGGACGGCTGGCGCATCCCCGGCGCGCCCTGA
- a CDS encoding DUF885 domain-containing protein, with amino-acid sequence MTRAVLLFAVGFLTMLPESADARPQAAATLHALIQQEWQYQLEHSPTYASVQGDRRWNGRWDDLSLEAIAADHQHNLQVLAKLKTVDRKALSAADQLNYDLFRRDYETWVEEHRFKTYLMPVNHMGGIPEGIKQPPGVQTAYQLADNLRFETVKDYEDWVARLQGFGTYVDQVLALLREGLREKRIHPQVVLQRIPPQVAKQLVADPADSGFFAPFRRFPKGIASAEQQRLSAAGRAAIAQGVLPALKRFHQFLTEEYVPKGTEAVGIWQLPDGAELYAFLARKFTTTGLGAEEIHALGLAEVQRLRAEMEAVKAQTGFKGTLAEFFRFLRTDARFYARDGDELLMRYRALSKRIDPSLVRLFKTLPRQPYGVEPTPEAMAPDATTGFYYPGASDGSRPGTYLVNLYRPETRPLWEMVPLTLHEAVPGHHLQTALAAEQPGLPEFRRYGYYVAYGEGWALYCETLGDELGLYTSPYDKFGQLAYDMWRAVRLVVDTGMHVKKWTRQQALDFFMENSPRQELDTTNEIDRYIAWPGQALAYKVGQLKIREMRTRAEQALGPGFDVREFHDVVLLDGSLPLDILEARVQAWVQARQRGAAAPTPQRAD; translated from the coding sequence ATGACGCGCGCAGTCCTTCTTTTCGCAGTGGGGTTCCTCACGATGCTTCCCGAATCCGCCGACGCCCGGCCCCAGGCCGCCGCCACGCTGCACGCGCTCATCCAGCAGGAATGGCAGTACCAGTTGGAGCACAGCCCGACGTACGCGTCGGTGCAGGGCGACCGGCGCTGGAACGGCCGCTGGGATGACCTGAGCCTCGAGGCCATCGCGGCGGACCACCAGCACAACCTCCAGGTGCTCGCGAAGCTGAAGACGGTGGACCGCAAGGCGCTCTCCGCCGCGGACCAGCTCAACTACGACCTGTTCCGCCGCGACTACGAGACGTGGGTGGAGGAGCACCGCTTCAAGACGTACCTGATGCCGGTGAACCACATGGGCGGCATCCCGGAGGGCATCAAACAGCCGCCGGGCGTGCAGACGGCCTACCAGCTCGCGGACAACCTGCGCTTCGAGACGGTGAAGGACTACGAGGACTGGGTGGCCAGGCTCCAGGGCTTCGGGACCTACGTGGACCAGGTGCTGGCGCTGCTGCGCGAGGGACTGCGTGAGAAGCGCATCCACCCCCAGGTCGTCCTCCAGCGGATTCCGCCGCAGGTGGCGAAGCAGCTCGTGGCGGACCCGGCGGACAGCGGCTTCTTCGCGCCGTTCCGCCGCTTCCCCAAGGGCATTGCCTCCGCGGAGCAGCAACGCCTGTCCGCGGCGGGCCGCGCGGCGATTGCGCAGGGCGTGCTCCCCGCGCTGAAGCGCTTCCACCAGTTCCTCACCGAGGAGTATGTCCCGAAGGGCACGGAGGCGGTGGGCATCTGGCAGTTGCCCGACGGCGCGGAGCTGTATGCCTTCCTCGCGCGCAAGTTCACCACCACCGGCCTGGGCGCGGAGGAGATTCACGCGCTCGGCTTGGCTGAGGTCCAGCGCCTGCGCGCGGAGATGGAGGCGGTGAAGGCCCAGACGGGCTTCAAGGGCACGCTGGCGGAGTTCTTCCGCTTCCTGCGGACGGATGCGCGCTTCTATGCGCGGGACGGGGACGAACTGCTGATGCGCTACCGGGCCTTGTCCAAGCGCATCGACCCGTCGCTGGTGCGGCTGTTCAAGACGCTGCCCCGGCAGCCCTATGGCGTGGAGCCGACGCCGGAGGCCATGGCGCCGGACGCGACCACCGGCTTCTATTACCCAGGGGCGTCGGATGGCTCGCGGCCGGGCACGTACCTGGTGAACCTGTACCGGCCAGAGACGCGCCCCCTGTGGGAGATGGTGCCGCTCACGCTGCATGAAGCCGTGCCCGGTCACCATCTGCAGACAGCCCTGGCCGCCGAGCAGCCCGGCCTGCCCGAGTTCCGCCGCTACGGCTACTACGTGGCCTATGGCGAAGGCTGGGCGCTCTACTGTGAGACGCTGGGCGACGAGCTGGGCCTGTACACCAGCCCGTATGACAAGTTCGGCCAGTTGGCCTACGACATGTGGCGCGCGGTGCGGCTCGTCGTCGACACCGGCATGCACGTGAAGAAGTGGACGCGGCAGCAGGCGCTCGACTTCTTCATGGAGAACTCGCCGCGCCAGGAGCTGGACACCACCAACGAGATTGACCGCTACATCGCCTGGCCGGGGCAGGCGCTGGCGTACAAGGTAGGGCAGCTCAAGATTCGCGAGATGCGCACGCGCGCGGAGCAGGCCCTGGGCCCGGGCTTCGACGTGCGCGAGTTCCACGACGTCGTGCTGCTCGACGGCTCCCTGCCGCTGGACATCCTCGAGGCGCGGGTGCAGGCGTGGGTCCAGGCGCGGCAGCGTGGGGCCGCCGCGCCCACGCCTCAGCGCGCGGACTGA
- a CDS encoding DmpA family aminopeptidase: MNPFRLPLRLGVVCCLLLWSLPAEAQSTQARPRARDLGITFGGQSGPNNAITDVSGVEVGHTTLISGDTRGPRGKGAVRTGVTAVLPRGKDGVSEDVFAAIYALNGNGEMTGSHWLTESGQLAGPVMLTNTNDVGTVRDSVISWAMKRGLEWELGLPVVAETWDGLLNDIYGFHVKATHAHRALDSAKSGPVAEGSVGGGTGMVCHSFKAGIGTASRKLPESEGGYTVGVLLQCNYGARHLFTVEGVPVGEEINDLRPCYTGPKKPSPGMFKDLPACSASRGDTQPRTPEGAGSIIVVVATDAPLLPHQLERLAKRVPLGIGKMGGLGGNSSGDIFVAFSTQRLKPPTGTDVAGVSTLDNERMTPLFEATIQATQEAILNSMLASDTMTGAESSRVYGLPQDRLIQVMKKYGRLAPPAP, encoded by the coding sequence ATGAACCCGTTCCGTCTCCCTTTGCGCCTGGGCGTCGTGTGCTGTCTGTTGCTGTGGTCCCTTCCAGCGGAAGCGCAGTCCACCCAGGCGAGGCCCCGCGCCCGCGACCTGGGCATCACCTTCGGCGGCCAATCCGGCCCGAACAACGCCATCACCGACGTGTCCGGCGTGGAGGTGGGCCACACGACGCTGATTTCGGGTGACACCCGCGGCCCGCGCGGCAAGGGCGCGGTGCGCACCGGCGTCACCGCCGTGCTGCCTCGCGGCAAGGACGGTGTGTCCGAGGACGTCTTCGCCGCCATCTACGCCCTCAACGGCAATGGCGAGATGACGGGCTCCCACTGGCTCACCGAATCCGGCCAGCTCGCCGGCCCCGTGATGCTCACCAACACCAATGACGTGGGCACCGTGCGCGACTCCGTCATCTCCTGGGCGATGAAGCGCGGATTGGAGTGGGAGCTGGGGCTGCCCGTCGTCGCGGAGACGTGGGATGGCCTGCTGAATGACATCTACGGCTTCCACGTGAAGGCCACGCACGCCCACCGCGCGCTCGACAGCGCCAAGAGTGGTCCCGTCGCGGAGGGCTCGGTGGGCGGCGGCACGGGGATGGTGTGCCACAGCTTCAAGGCCGGCATCGGCACGGCGTCACGCAAGCTGCCCGAGTCGGAGGGCGGCTACACCGTGGGCGTGCTGTTGCAGTGCAACTACGGCGCGCGGCACCTCTTCACCGTGGAGGGCGTGCCCGTGGGCGAGGAGATCAACGACCTGCGCCCCTGCTACACCGGGCCCAAGAAGCCGAGCCCCGGCATGTTCAAGGACTTGCCAGCCTGCTCGGCGTCGCGCGGCGACACCCAGCCCCGCACGCCCGAGGGCGCCGGCTCCATCATCGTGGTGGTGGCGACGGACGCACCGCTGCTGCCGCATCAACTGGAGCGGCTGGCGAAGCGCGTGCCGCTGGGCATCGGGAAGATGGGAGGCCTGGGGGGCAACTCCTCCGGCGACATCTTCGTGGCCTTCTCCACGCAGCGGCTGAAGCCCCCCACCGGCACGGACGTGGCCGGTGTCTCGACGCTCGACAACGAGCGAATGACGCCGCTCTTCGAGGCCACCATCCAGGCCACGCAGGAGGCCATCCTCAACTCGATGCTGGCCTCCGACACGATGACGGGCGCGGAGAGCAGCCGCGTCTACGGCCTGCCCCAGGACCGGCTCATCCAGGTGATGAAGAAGTACGGCCGGCTGGCGCCCCCCGCGCCGTGA